Proteins encoded together in one Rhodospirillales bacterium window:
- the thiD gene encoding bifunctional hydroxymethylpyrimidine kinase/phosphomethylpyrimidine kinase, which yields MIIAGSDSGGGAGIQADIKTVMALGGYATTAITALTAQNTQGVVAVHDVPAAFIALQIELVLADIGADCIKIGMLSRPDVVDAVCDVLATQAQGVPVVVDPVMIAKGGHSLLDAAAVEHVRRRLLPMAYVLTPNLPEAEALAGADDLGRVELAQRLLDLGPKAVLLKGGHATGPIVVDVLVQGGRAPESFASPRIETRHTHGTGCTLASAIATGLAQGLDVAAAAARARAYVLEAIRTAPGFGSGHGPLNHAHAVRPFFAQD from the coding sequence TTGATCATCGCCGGATCGGATTCCGGCGGTGGTGCCGGTATTCAGGCGGACATCAAGACGGTCATGGCGCTGGGCGGCTATGCTACCACGGCGATCACGGCGCTGACCGCGCAGAACACCCAGGGCGTCGTCGCCGTGCACGATGTGCCTGCGGCGTTCATCGCCCTGCAGATCGAGCTTGTGCTCGCCGACATCGGGGCGGATTGCATCAAGATTGGCATGTTGAGCCGTCCCGACGTCGTTGATGCCGTTTGCGACGTCCTGGCGACGCAGGCTCAAGGCGTTCCCGTCGTCGTCGATCCGGTCATGATCGCCAAGGGCGGGCACTCTTTACTGGACGCTGCCGCCGTTGAGCACGTGCGTCGACGCCTCCTGCCCATGGCGTACGTGCTCACGCCGAACCTGCCGGAAGCCGAGGCGCTCGCTGGCGCCGATGACCTTGGCCGGGTCGAACTGGCGCAGCGCCTGCTCGATCTTGGTCCGAAGGCGGTGCTGTTAAAGGGCGGCCATGCTACCGGCCCGATCGTCGTCGACGTCCTGGTGCAGGGCGGTCGTGCGCCCGAGTCGTTCGCCAGTCCGCGCATCGAAACCCGGCATACGCACGGCACCGGCTGCACGCTCGCCTCGGCGATCGCCACCGGGCTGGCACAGGGGCTTGACGTTGCCGCCGCCGCGGCGCGCGCGCGTGCCTACGTCCTTGAGGCCATTCGCACCGCCCCCGGGTTCGGCAGCGGCCACGGGCCGCTCAATCACGCCCACGCCGTCCGGCCGTTCTTCGCGCAAGATTAA
- a CDS encoding phosphoglucosamine mutase — MRKRLFGTDGIRGTSNCEPMTADIALKVGMAAGCQFRRGNHQHRVLIGKDTRLSGYMLEAALTAGFISVGMDVIIVGPMPTPAVAILTRSMRCDLGVMLSASHNPFEDNGIKLFGPDGFKLSDAVEDAIEGHMNNGLNRYLSPPAKLGRAKRLQDVHGRYIEFVKHTFPKGCTLTGLRIVLDCANGAAYKVAPEILWELGAEVIPIGISPDGTNINRDCGSTSPDAMRKAVREYRADFGIALDGDADRVLIADEEGVLVDGDQLMAVIANHWRTSGQLKMGGLVATVMSNMGLERYLGGIGLTLERTRVGDRYVVEHMREHGFNVGGEQSGHIILSDYTTTGDGLIAALQVLAVVLGSNRRPSEVCRVFEPLPQLLRSVRFNGGQPLDEVQVKDAIGECERRLGNSGRLLIRKSGTEPVIRVMAEGEDETLVSAIVEDLCSVIRAAAA, encoded by the coding sequence ATGCGCAAGCGGCTTTTTGGTACGGACGGTATTCGCGGCACTTCCAACTGCGAGCCGATGACGGCGGATATCGCCCTCAAGGTCGGCATGGCTGCCGGCTGCCAGTTCCGTCGCGGTAATCACCAGCACCGGGTACTGATCGGCAAGGACACGCGCCTTTCCGGCTACATGCTCGAGGCGGCGTTGACCGCCGGCTTCATTTCCGTGGGTATGGACGTCATCATCGTCGGCCCGATGCCGACGCCGGCGGTGGCGATCCTGACGCGCTCGATGCGCTGCGATCTCGGCGTGATGTTGTCCGCCTCACACAATCCCTTCGAGGACAACGGAATCAAGCTGTTTGGCCCCGATGGCTTCAAGCTGTCCGACGCGGTCGAGGACGCCATCGAAGGGCACATGAATAATGGTCTCAACCGCTACCTTTCCCCGCCGGCCAAGCTTGGCCGCGCCAAGCGCCTGCAGGACGTGCACGGCCGTTACATCGAGTTCGTCAAGCACACCTTCCCCAAGGGATGCACCCTCACTGGCCTGCGCATCGTTCTCGACTGCGCCAACGGCGCCGCGTACAAGGTCGCGCCGGAGATCCTGTGGGAGCTGGGCGCCGAGGTGATTCCGATCGGGATCAGCCCCGACGGCACCAACATCAATCGCGACTGCGGCTCGACGTCTCCGGATGCGATGCGCAAGGCGGTGCGGGAATACCGGGCCGATTTCGGCATCGCGCTGGACGGCGACGCCGACCGGGTGCTCATTGCCGACGAGGAGGGCGTGCTGGTCGATGGTGATCAGCTCATGGCGGTGATCGCCAATCATTGGCGGACGAGCGGCCAGTTGAAGATGGGCGGGCTCGTTGCCACCGTCATGTCGAACATGGGGCTGGAGCGCTACCTCGGCGGCATCGGCCTGACGTTGGAGCGCACGCGGGTAGGCGATCGCTACGTCGTCGAGCACATGCGTGAGCACGGTTTCAACGTCGGCGGTGAGCAGTCCGGCCACATCATCCTCAGCGACTATACCACAACCGGCGATGGCCTGATCGCCGCCCTGCAGGTCCTGGCTGTGGTTCTTGGATCAAACCGGCGGCCAAGCGAGGTCTGCCGGGTGTTCGAGCCGCTGCCGCAGCTTCTGCGCAGCGTCCGCTTCAACGGCGGTCAGCCGCTCGACGAAGTGCAAGTCAAGGACGCCATCGGTGAATGCGAGCGGCGGCTGGGAAATAGCGGGCGCCTGCTGATCCGCAAGTCCGGTACCGAACCGGTGATCCGGGTGATGGCCGAAGGCGAAGACGAAACGCTGGTGAGCGCGATCGTCGAGGACCTGTGCAGCGTGATCCGTGCCGCCGCTGCCTGA
- the folP gene encoding dihydropteroate synthase: MMRGGAVTAAGDGRRGSTAGDGAAGPRGARDAVSPNALRDTVPLTPARSFAGLALDRPLIMGIVNVTPDSFSDGGQTLDPKAAITRGKAMLALGADLIDVGGESTRPGAEPVAVEEERDRVVPVIRALAAVGASVSVDTRHAAVMRDAIIAGATIVNDISALAGDPLSLSLVADAGVGIILMHMQGDPRTMQVEPRYTDVVGDVYDWLGARVDACLAAGISRDRIAIDPGIGFGKTLEHNLALLGRLDVFRALGCALTVGLSRKSFIGRLSRKEPPDRRLPGSLSAALAAAAAGAHILRVHDVGETWQALHVWQAIADARQSG; the protein is encoded by the coding sequence ATGATGAGGGGGGGCGCCGTCACGGCGGCAGGCGACGGACGGCGCGGCTCGACGGCGGGCGACGGCGCGGCTGGCCCCAGAGGCGCGCGGGACGCGGTTTCGCCGAACGCTCTACGGGACACAGTTCCGCTCACTCCGGCACGCTCATTCGCCGGTCTGGCACTCGACCGACCGCTGATCATGGGCATCGTGAACGTTACGCCGGACAGCTTTTCCGACGGGGGTCAGACGCTTGATCCAAAGGCGGCTATCACCCGTGGAAAGGCTATGCTCGCCCTCGGCGCCGATCTCATCGATGTCGGCGGTGAATCGACGCGGCCGGGCGCGGAGCCGGTGGCGGTCGAGGAGGAGAGAGACCGCGTCGTCCCGGTGATCCGCGCGCTCGCGGCTGTGGGCGCGAGCGTTTCGGTCGATACGCGCCATGCCGCGGTCATGCGCGATGCCATCATCGCGGGTGCGACCATCGTCAACGACATCAGCGCGCTCGCCGGCGATCCGCTGTCGCTATCGCTCGTCGCCGATGCCGGCGTGGGGATCATCCTGATGCATATGCAGGGCGATCCGCGGACCATGCAGGTGGAGCCGCGCTATACCGATGTCGTCGGCGATGTCTACGACTGGCTCGGCGCCCGCGTGGATGCCTGTCTCGCAGCTGGTATAAGCCGCGATCGCATCGCCATTGATCCCGGAATCGGCTTCGGAAAAACACTCGAACATAATCTCGCCCTTCTCGGCCGGCTTGATGTTTTCCGCGCGCTCGGCTGTGCTCTGACCGTTGGCCTGTCGCGCAAAAGTTTCATTGGCCGGCTCAGTCGCAAAGAGCCGCCAGACAGGCGATTACCGGGGTCGTTGTCCGCGGCGCTTGCGGCAGCGGCGGCGGGCGCGCACATCCTGCGCGTTCACGACGTCGGCGAAACGTGGCAGGCGCTGCACGTCTGGCAGGCTATTGCTGACGCACGTCAAAGCGGATAA
- the ftsH gene encoding ATP-dependent zinc metalloprotease FtsH — MNIGRNLALWVIIALLVFALFNLFQGSSPRTGQQPYAYSDFLSQVESGEVREVTVKGRQITGVFRDGRTLSTYAPDDPGLIARLQKYGVRITAQPVDDGSPTFWSVLISWFPMLLLIGVWVFFMRQMQSGGGKAMGFGKSRARLLTEKTGRVTFEDVAGIDEAKQELEEVVEFLKDPQKFQRLGGKIPKGCLLIGPPGTGKTLLARAIAGEANVPFFTISGSDFVEMFVGVGASRVRDMFEQGKKNAPCIIFIDEIDAVGRHRGAGLGGGNDEREQTLNQLLVEMDGFESNEGVILIAATNRPDVLDPALLRPGRFDRQVVVPNPDILGREQILKVHMRKVQVGTDADARVIARGTPGFSGADLANLVNEAALIAARIGKRLVTMEDFEAAKDKVLMGVERRSMVMTEDEKKLTAYHEAGHALVGLYVPKHDPLHKVTIIPRGRALGVTMSLPERDRYSYSRLELESKLAVMFGGRIAEELIFGPQNVTTGAGNDIRQATEMARRMVTEFGFSDKLGPLRYSDNQEEIFLGHAVAQQKHVSDATARLIDEEVRRLVDEAEALARQILNEHRDDLESISGALLEYETLSGEEVSALLRGEPVIRPDPRDDTKDTGRRTSVPTSGKKSGKEPRGGFEAEPQPNS, encoded by the coding sequence GTGAATATCGGCCGCAATCTCGCACTCTGGGTGATCATCGCGCTGCTGGTGTTCGCCTTATTCAATTTGTTTCAAGGCTCCTCACCCAGGACCGGACAGCAGCCGTACGCGTATTCGGATTTCCTCTCGCAGGTGGAAAGCGGCGAGGTTCGCGAGGTCACGGTCAAGGGCCGGCAAATCACTGGTGTGTTTCGAGACGGTCGCACGCTGTCGACATACGCCCCGGACGATCCCGGATTGATCGCCCGCCTGCAGAAATACGGCGTGCGGATCACCGCCCAGCCGGTCGACGACGGCTCGCCGACGTTCTGGAGCGTGCTGATCTCATGGTTCCCGATGCTGCTGCTGATCGGCGTTTGGGTCTTTTTCATGCGCCAGATGCAGTCGGGCGGCGGCAAAGCGATGGGGTTCGGCAAGAGCCGGGCGCGGCTTTTGACCGAGAAGACCGGGCGGGTGACCTTCGAGGACGTCGCCGGTATCGACGAGGCGAAGCAGGAACTTGAAGAGGTGGTCGAGTTCCTCAAGGACCCGCAGAAATTTCAGCGACTGGGCGGCAAGATTCCCAAGGGCTGTTTACTCATCGGGCCGCCAGGAACCGGAAAGACCCTGCTCGCCCGCGCCATCGCCGGTGAGGCGAATGTGCCGTTCTTCACCATCTCGGGCTCGGACTTCGTCGAGATGTTCGTGGGCGTCGGCGCCTCGCGCGTGCGCGATATGTTCGAGCAGGGCAAGAAGAACGCGCCGTGCATCATCTTCATCGATGAGATCGACGCCGTCGGCCGGCACCGCGGTGCCGGACTGGGTGGCGGTAACGACGAGCGCGAGCAGACGCTGAACCAGCTTCTCGTCGAAATGGACGGGTTCGAATCGAACGAAGGGGTAATTCTCATCGCCGCGACTAACCGGCCGGACGTTCTCGATCCGGCGTTGCTGCGGCCCGGCCGTTTTGATCGTCAGGTCGTCGTGCCGAACCCGGATATTCTTGGGCGCGAGCAGATCCTCAAAGTGCACATGCGCAAGGTGCAAGTGGGCACAGACGCCGACGCGCGGGTCATCGCCCGGGGAACACCTGGTTTTTCTGGCGCTGACCTCGCCAATCTGGTCAACGAGGCGGCGCTGATTGCCGCCCGCATCGGCAAGCGCCTGGTGACGATGGAGGACTTCGAGGCAGCGAAGGACAAAGTGTTGATGGGCGTTGAGCGCCGCTCAATGGTGATGACCGAGGATGAAAAGAAGCTCACAGCCTACCACGAGGCTGGACATGCTCTCGTCGGCCTCTACGTTCCGAAGCACGATCCGCTGCATAAGGTCACGATTATTCCGCGTGGGCGCGCGCTGGGTGTCACCATGTCGCTGCCCGAACGGGATCGCTACAGCTATTCCCGTCTCGAGCTGGAATCCAAGCTGGCGGTCATGTTTGGTGGGCGTATCGCCGAGGAATTGATCTTCGGACCACAAAACGTCACCACCGGAGCCGGTAATGATATCCGCCAGGCGACCGAGATGGCACGGCGGATGGTCACCGAATTCGGCTTCAGTGACAAGCTCGGGCCGCTGCGTTACAGCGACAACCAGGAGGAGATCTTCCTTGGGCACGCAGTCGCACAGCAAAAGCACGTATCCGACGCGACGGCACGGCTGATCGACGAGGAGGTGCGTCGTCTCGTTGACGAAGCGGAAGCGTTGGCGCGGCAGATCCTGAACGAGCACCGGGACGACCTGGAGTCGATCTCCGGTGCGCTGCTCGAGTATGAGACGTTGTCCGGCGAGGAGGTTTCGGCTCTGTTGCGCGGCGAGCCGGTAATACGTCCGGACCCGCGCGACGACACCAAGGATACTGGCCGGCGGACCTCCGTGCCGACCAGTGGTAAGAAGAGCGGCAAGGAGCCGCGCGGCGGCTTCGAAGCGGAACCGCAGCCCAACAGTTGA
- the tilS gene encoding tRNA lysidine(34) synthetase TilS: MAGATLIDTVAGAARFEFAIAPALTEPVADAALVRDFVAAMDAFAPFEAAPRLAIGVSGGADSLALCLLADAWARARSGAAVALIVNHNLRPASAMEAAGVGEWMARRGIAYQILPWTEPKPVTGVQAAARQARYRLLCAWCRAEGVLHLLLGHHARDQLETVLFRASRASGVRGLGGMPAISHAGGVRLLRPLLSVDPARLRSALAAWRQPWIDDPSNYDVRFARTRIRALLQAPDAGAILSATSAVAAQADTARLEMMAAVVAFVARGCRVHPAGLVTIDRTRLIAAPAEVAIHALARLLAMVGGEPHECAADAIRRLYRRLGGEGETGATLGRCRLKIGAREVTVCRERRHLPAPMPIAPGDDILWDGRFRVHLSSRAALLEPLVIRPTSAQDLRQIHAEIARRPRPAGESAKRFEPPALAWPTLPILSDSKGVAIAPHCGYVREDRALAHATVAKVVWSPRQGLTGRGYFLG; encoded by the coding sequence GTGGCCGGTGCCACGCTGATTGATACCGTGGCCGGTGCCGCGCGTTTTGAATTTGCGATCGCTCCCGCTCTCACTGAGCCTGTGGCCGATGCTGCGCTTGTCCGGGACTTCGTTGCGGCGATGGATGCGTTTGCCCCGTTCGAGGCGGCACCGCGCCTGGCCATTGGCGTGTCCGGAGGTGCGGACAGTCTTGCCCTGTGCCTGCTCGCCGATGCGTGGGCGCGGGCGCGTTCGGGTGCGGCGGTGGCCCTGATCGTCAATCATAACCTCAGGCCGGCATCAGCGATGGAGGCGGCGGGCGTTGGCGAATGGATGGCGCGGCGCGGCATTGCCTATCAAATTCTGCCGTGGACGGAACCTAAGCCGGTAACCGGCGTACAGGCGGCGGCGCGGCAGGCGCGCTACCGGCTGCTGTGCGCGTGGTGCCGCGCCGAGGGCGTCTTGCATCTGCTCCTCGGTCACCACGCACGCGATCAGTTGGAGACGGTACTGTTTCGTGCCAGTCGCGCCAGCGGGGTGAGGGGGCTGGGCGGCATGCCGGCAATTTCGCACGCTGGCGGTGTGCGGCTGCTTCGCCCGCTGCTGTCGGTCGATCCCGCCCGGCTGCGCTCGGCGCTGGCGGCGTGGCGCCAGCCGTGGATCGACGATCCGAGCAATTACGATGTGCGGTTCGCGCGAACCCGCATCCGTGCGCTACTCCAGGCGCCGGACGCGGGGGCCATTCTTTCGGCGACCTCCGCCGTCGCGGCGCAAGCCGACACGGCGCGATTGGAGATGATGGCCGCCGTTGTCGCGTTCGTCGCGCGCGGTTGTCGGGTGCATCCGGCGGGACTGGTGACCATTGATCGCACCCGCCTGATTGCCGCGCCGGCGGAGGTCGCCATTCACGCGCTGGCCCGCCTGCTGGCGATGGTGGGCGGCGAGCCGCACGAATGCGCCGCCGACGCGATTCGCCGCCTCTACCGCCGGCTTGGCGGTGAGGGGGAAACCGGGGCGACGCTCGGCCGGTGCCGGCTGAAAATCGGCGCCCGCGAGGTCACGGTCTGCCGGGAACGGCGGCACCTGCCGGCACCGATGCCCATCGCTCCTGGCGACGACATTTTGTGGGACGGCCGCTTCCGGGTGCACCTTTCCTCGCGCGCGGCGTTGTTGGAACCGCTCGTCATCCGCCCGACATCCGCCCAGGATTTGCGGCAGATACATGCCGAGATCGCGAGGCGTCCTCGTCCCGCGGGTGAGTCGGCAAAACGTTTCGAGCCGCCGGCCCTTGCCTGGCCGACTCTGCCGATCCTATCTGATAGCAAGGGCGTAGCGATTGCGCCGCATTGCGGATATGTACGGGAAGATCGTGCTCTGGCACACGCAACGGTGGCAAAAGTCGTATGGAGCCCTCGCCAGGGTCTTACCGGACGAGGGTATTTCCTTGGATGA
- the ybgF gene encoding tol-pal system protein YbgF, whose amino-acid sequence MAPPATARLDVRMTQLEQDMRSLTGRLEEVTYQLRKLDERLSKFASDTEFRFSQLQPAEADTAKGGGTPVAAPSAPPAGAATSSSETRTPAPASAPRSPREQYAQAFTLMQNRNYPDAAAGFSAFLSANPDDPLADNARYWLGETYYARGDYAKAAETFLDGYEKNKTSAKAPDTLLKLGMSLAGLDKPKEACASFRELKRAFPNASDAVKQRAEQESKRINCT is encoded by the coding sequence GTGGCACCGCCGGCGACCGCGCGGCTGGACGTGCGCATGACCCAACTCGAGCAAGACATGCGCTCACTGACCGGCCGGCTCGAAGAGGTGACCTATCAGTTACGCAAGCTCGATGAACGATTGAGCAAGTTCGCTTCCGATACCGAGTTCCGGTTCAGCCAGCTCCAACCGGCCGAGGCGGATACCGCCAAGGGCGGCGGGACACCCGTGGCCGCGCCATCGGCTCCGCCGGCAGGTGCGGCCACCTCGTCCAGCGAGACACGCACGCCGGCGCCCGCAAGCGCGCCCAGGTCGCCGCGCGAGCAATATGCGCAGGCGTTCACGCTGATGCAGAACCGAAACTATCCGGATGCGGCGGCCGGATTCAGTGCGTTTCTGAGCGCCAATCCCGACGATCCCCTGGCCGACAACGCCCGCTATTGGCTGGGCGAAACCTATTACGCTCGTGGAGACTACGCCAAAGCCGCGGAAACCTTTCTCGATGGCTACGAGAAGAACAAGACAAGCGCGAAGGCACCGGACACGCTGCTCAAACTGGGAATGTCCCTGGCCGGTCTCGACAAGCCGAAGGAGGCTTGCGCCAGTTTCCGCGAGTTGAAACGGGCCTTCCCCAATGCCTCCGATGCCGTCAAGCAGCGGGCCGAGCAAGAAAGCAAGCGAATCAACTGCACCTGA
- the pal gene encoding peptidoglycan-associated lipoprotein Pal: MLKRLLALSMIVLVVAACETTPEDTSATGASASGGGSGTTGTSGIPSSGGYTTSGLSGTGGQRGIPGDPAEVERQIASTGDTVYFAFDSYSLDSSAQQALDRQAALLLKYTGITVTIEGHTDERGTREYNIALGDRRATAVRDYLVAYGIDAASIRTISYGEERPAVLGSSEAAWAKNRRGVTVVTGGAPSS; encoded by the coding sequence ATGTTGAAGAGATTGTTGGCGTTGTCGATGATCGTGCTGGTCGTCGCCGCCTGTGAAACGACGCCGGAAGACACCAGCGCCACCGGCGCCAGCGCCAGCGGCGGGGGGAGCGGGACGACGGGCACGTCGGGAATTCCGTCTTCCGGCGGTTATACGACATCCGGTCTTTCTGGAACGGGAGGGCAGCGGGGCATACCGGGCGATCCCGCCGAGGTCGAGCGCCAGATCGCCTCCACGGGGGATACGGTCTATTTCGCCTTCGACAGCTATTCGCTGGATTCGTCAGCCCAGCAGGCCCTCGACCGTCAGGCGGCGTTGCTGCTCAAGTACACTGGGATCACGGTGACGATCGAAGGACACACGGACGAGCGCGGCACGCGGGAGTATAACATCGCTCTGGGCGATCGCCGGGCGACGGCTGTGAGGGACTATCTCGTGGCGTACGGCATTGATGCGGCGAGCATTCGGACGATTTCGTACGGCGAGGAGCGGCCGGCGGTGCTCGGATCGAGCGAAGCGGCTTGGGCGAAGAACCGGCGCGGGGTGACCGTCGTGACTGGCGGCGCGCCCTCAAGTTGA
- the tolB gene encoding Tol-Pal system protein TolB, translating to MMRAWMVTGGLRLVALALVLLVLALRPAAADLRIDITRGVVEPLPIAIVPFDGTSPDTQQVGSDISSVISADLDRSGLFRPIDPKAFIQTQISMDSLPRFGDWRVLNAPALVYGRVTRADDGRLKVEFRLWDVFAEQQQAGLAYFTAPANWRRIAHIIADAIYKRITGEDGYFDTRIVYVAESGPLTKRIKRLAIMDQDGANHRYLTDGSTLVLTPRFSPSLQEITYLAYGKDTPRVYIRDIDTNRQEAVGDFPGMSFSPRFSPDGERLVLSLVKDGNSEIYTVDLRTRASRRLTNNAGIDTSPSYAPDGRQIAFNSDRGGSQQLYVMDADGGNVRRISHGQGRYFTPVWSPRGDLIAFTKILGGKFSIGVMNPDGSGERTLAEGFHVEGPTWAPNGRVLMYFRQEPTESSGVGGRSRLYSIDLTGRNEREIPTPTDASDPAWSPLHP from the coding sequence ATGATGCGGGCTTGGATGGTTACCGGCGGGCTCCGCCTCGTCGCCCTTGCGCTCGTGCTGCTGGTGTTGGCCTTGCGGCCGGCGGCGGCGGACCTGCGCATCGACATTACGCGCGGCGTCGTCGAGCCACTGCCGATCGCCATCGTACCGTTCGATGGTACCAGTCCGGACACGCAGCAGGTCGGCAGTGATATCAGCTCGGTGATCTCCGCCGATCTCGACCGCTCGGGGCTGTTCCGCCCGATTGATCCAAAGGCGTTCATTCAAACGCAGATCTCGATGGACTCGCTTCCGCGCTTCGGCGACTGGCGCGTGCTGAACGCGCCGGCTTTGGTCTATGGCCGCGTGACCCGGGCCGACGACGGCCGCCTGAAGGTCGAGTTTCGCTTATGGGATGTGTTCGCGGAGCAGCAGCAGGCAGGGCTGGCGTATTTCACCGCGCCGGCGAACTGGCGGCGGATCGCCCATATCATCGCCGACGCCATCTACAAGCGCATCACCGGCGAGGATGGTTACTTCGATACGCGCATCGTCTATGTCGCCGAAAGCGGTCCGCTCACCAAGCGGATCAAGCGGCTGGCGATCATGGACCAGGACGGCGCCAATCATCGTTATCTCACCGATGGCTCGACACTCGTCTTAACCCCGCGATTCTCGCCATCGCTGCAGGAGATCACCTATCTCGCCTACGGCAAGGACACGCCACGGGTTTACATCCGTGACATCGATACCAACCGCCAGGAGGCTGTCGGCGACTTCCCCGGAATGTCGTTTTCACCGCGATTCTCTCCCGATGGCGAACGGCTCGTGCTCAGTTTGGTCAAGGACGGCAACTCGGAAATCTACACCGTCGATCTGCGCACGCGCGCCAGTCGGCGCCTGACCAACAATGCCGGGATCGATACCTCGCCCTCCTACGCGCCGGACGGCCGCCAGATCGCCTTCAATTCGGATCGTGGCGGCTCGCAACAGCTCTATGTCATGGACGCGGACGGTGGCAACGTCCGGCGAATCAGCCATGGCCAGGGACGCTATTTCACGCCGGTCTGGTCCCCGCGCGGCGATTTGATCGCCTTTACCAAAATTCTCGGTGGCAAGTTTTCGATTGGCGTGATGAACCCCGATGGCAGTGGCGAGCGCACGCTGGCCGAAGGCTTTCATGTCGAGGGGCCGACCTGGGCGCCAAACGGCCGGGTGCTGATGTATTTTCGCCAGGAACCCACCGAGAGTTCTGGGGTTGGCGGCCGGTCTCGTTTGTATTCGATTGACTTGACGGGCCGGAACGAGCGCGAAATTCCAACGCCAACCGATGCGTCCGATCCGGCATGGTCGCCGCTTCACCCCTAA
- the tolA gene encoding cell envelope integrity protein TolA, which produces MRRPFAGSVVLHLIVLLVALFGLPAKAPPPPPEDEPIVVEFAPVSTQANPPAAAQIVPQTQAQRPVPPAAAKPQPPQPKAEVAEQPEPRPEAAPARSAESRSLPKPETKAEAKVEPKPEAKPRPKAEAAAAKPEPKAEPRPEPKAEPKSEPKPEAKPQVKAERKTEAKPEAKPEAKPEPKPEAKPEAKPVAKAEARPEAKPDIKPKTAPAPVEEKPKPAPAKVAQAQPKAAAAKPKAEEAEPASDFTSVLKTVDEIKRQSGKTVDKPAKPTPPLSKTAANDGEPAFTSQVAQALKSTSPAQNKSSLPVTSSEIDAVRRQIGQCWNLPAGAKDAENLVVSIRVEMNPDGTPRTAVVENAGQGRGSPFYQAAADSARRAVLNPRCQPFKLPPEKYDHWKTMTLIFNPKEMFGT; this is translated from the coding sequence ATGCGTCGCCCTTTTGCCGGTTCTGTCGTCCTTCATCTGATCGTCCTGTTGGTGGCCCTTTTCGGCCTGCCGGCAAAAGCGCCGCCGCCGCCGCCGGAAGACGAGCCGATCGTTGTCGAGTTCGCTCCGGTCTCTACTCAGGCCAATCCGCCGGCGGCGGCACAGATCGTGCCGCAAACACAGGCGCAAAGGCCGGTGCCGCCGGCGGCGGCGAAACCGCAGCCACCGCAGCCCAAGGCCGAGGTCGCGGAGCAGCCCGAGCCGCGTCCGGAAGCCGCGCCGGCGCGCTCGGCCGAATCGCGATCGTTACCTAAGCCGGAGACCAAAGCCGAGGCGAAGGTCGAACCGAAACCCGAGGCCAAGCCGCGCCCGAAGGCGGAAGCGGCGGCCGCCAAGCCGGAGCCGAAGGCGGAACCGCGGCCGGAACCGAAGGCCGAGCCCAAATCTGAGCCCAAGCCTGAAGCCAAGCCGCAGGTGAAAGCCGAGCGGAAAACCGAGGCGAAGCCGGAGGCAAAACCAGAGGCGAAGCCGGAACCGAAGCCCGAAGCAAAGCCGGAAGCGAAGCCTGTCGCGAAAGCCGAGGCGAGGCCGGAAGCAAAGCCAGATATCAAACCGAAGACGGCACCGGCACCGGTTGAAGAGAAGCCAAAGCCAGCACCGGCGAAGGTCGCGCAGGCGCAACCCAAGGCCGCGGCGGCCAAGCCGAAAGCCGAGGAGGCAGAGCCTGCCAGCGATTTTACGTCCGTGCTGAAGACCGTCGACGAGATCAAGCGGCAGAGCGGCAAAACGGTCGACAAGCCGGCGAAACCCACGCCTCCGCTGTCGAAAACGGCGGCCAACGATGGTGAGCCGGCCTTTACCTCGCAGGTGGCGCAGGCGCTGAAGAGCACATCTCCGGCGCAGAACAAGTCGTCGCTGCCGGTGACCTCAAGCGAGATCGATGCTGTCCGTCGGCAGATCGGCCAGTGCTGGAACCTGCCGGCGGGGGCCAAGGATGCGGAGAACCTTGTCGTCTCGATCCGAGTCGAGATGAACCCGGATGGCACGCCGCGCACGGCCGTGGTCGAGAACGCGGGACAGGGAAGGGGCAGCCCGTTTTATCAGGCGGCGGCGGACAGCGCGCGGCGTGCGGTCTTGAACCCGCGCTGCCAGCCGTTCAAATTGCCGCCTGAGAAATACGACCACTGGAAAACCATGACGCTGATCTTCAATCCGAAGGAGATGTTCGGAACATGA
- the tolR gene encoding protein TolR: MCDINVTPMVDVMLVLLVIFMITAPLLTAGVQVDLPKTSAAEIRGQDEPVAVTIDARGRIYIQETEVTLDSLAPRLTAVTQNNRDVRVFVRGDQAIPYGQVMAVIGAVHTAGFTKVALLSQPADASPASRSRESKARGQP, encoded by the coding sequence ATGTGCGACATTAACGTCACGCCGATGGTCGACGTGATGCTGGTGCTCTTGGTTATCTTCATGATCACCGCCCCGTTACTGACTGCCGGGGTTCAGGTCGACCTGCCGAAGACGTCTGCGGCGGAAATCCGCGGACAGGACGAACCGGTCGCGGTGACGATCGACGCTCGCGGCCGGATTTACATTCAAGAAACCGAGGTCACGCTCGATTCGCTGGCGCCACGGCTGACGGCGGTGACCCAGAACAACCGCGATGTCCGGGTTTTCGTGCGTGGCGATCAGGCGATCCCATATGGACAGGTAATGGCGGTCATCGGCGCGGTTCACACCGCAGGCTTCACCAAGGTCGCGCTGCTGTCGCAGCCCGCCGATGCGTCGCCAGCGAGCCGGTCCCGAGAATCGAAAGCGCGCGGACAACCCTGA